A region of the Apium graveolens cultivar Ventura chromosome 6, ASM990537v1, whole genome shotgun sequence genome:
TGATTTTTTTCGGTTTGGTTTATCGATTTTTTTCGGTTATTTTTTCTGTTTCGATTTTTTCTGCTCATCCCTAATTAATACATAAAATTTTCTTCTTGTTTATCTTGCTTGCATATTTATTTATGTGAATTAAAACCGTGCCATATTTTTATTGAAATACTACGTCCGTCCCAAAATACAagttttttttgattttttacgCGTATTTTAAGGTGAGTAAAAAGatagtttcataatttttttttcaaattttccttttttaataaaaatatacaTATTAAATCTTAATTTAAAGAAAAGAAGTTTTAGAAAAAAGTACGTGAAGCTGTAACTTTTATACAGCTAAAAGTGCGCGTAAAAAGTCAAAGAAACTTGTATTTTGGGAAGGAGGGAGTAATTTCCTATTAAATTATCTTTTTATTTATGTGAATTGTCTTTTTTAATCACggtaaaaaatatatattattttacttTAATTCGCTACCATTATACCAACCAAactaaatttaaataataatacgTAGTTTATTCTTTTTAGACCGAATCAATAgtgtaattttattttataagGATAAAAAGTTTATTATATGATTATATCCTAATTTAATTATTCTTATGTctaaattttctatttttttattttatatttatgtttCAAATTTATTAGTTACTATAATTcgtaatttttattttattttcaaaaaatataactTGTAAGTTATGATTACCAAACATATTATCAACTTATAAGAAACTTATACgataaataacttataagttacaaTATTTATCACTTGCATGAGATTTTCCGACTTTAAGTCATaagatatattttttttaaaatcccaAACAGACCCTTCATATTTACAAATTATATTTTTAACAAATGTTTTAATTTAAGATTGAATAATTCTATAATCATAATATAACTGTTAAACCTCACGAATAAATGTAAACTAATTTTTTCACACAATTTAAAGTGTTTTGACGTCCATGAAGTTAAATCATTATAACAATAATTTTAATGAATAAGTATCTGTTAAATTATGCTCATATTTTTACTGTGAGATCTAATGGGGTTTTATTTTCCAATTTGCCTTAAGaaattatgaatttattttgAGATAAGAGACTGATATATTCCAAATTAATTAGTGTACCTGTATTTATACTGTTTTCCAGTGTCGTAATCATTGGTTGGGGGTAAGGGTTATACAGTAAAACCTCTGTAAATTAAtactcgattaattaataatctctctaaattaataattttgtcTGGTCCCGACTTGGTCCAGTTCAAAAAATGATCAATTTCGATaagataataagataataattattttgaaaaccctgtataaaaatatggtcccaataaaactataaattaataattcccttatattcataaaaatatagctattacatctttgtaaaatatgattcaattgtagtttgctttttcatataatttaaatcaacatgaAGCTCATCCCTAATCTTCCTTATTGCATCCAAAAGCTCGGGTGTGGTGCTTTCATGTTGCATCAAAAAGTTATTAAGCATTTTTGATGCCTTGAGTGCTTCTTTACGTGTAACCGGCTCCAACGGTGTTATATCGTCTTCAAGATCATCTTCAACACTATTTTCAAGGATGGTGTTTGCAATCTCTTCTATACTCTGGACCTCggaacatgattcattttcaccCGGATAATCTAAGAAGTTATTAACATCCATTTTATTACGATAACCTAGATCCTTAATCATCACCTCAAGTTCATGAATGTATTCTTCCGGAGTTGTATGTTCATTTAAATTGCTCGAAACTTCATCTATGGAACGAATTTTGCAATGTTGAAAGCACCTTGCTATTGACTCTTGTTTTACATTTGTCGTCCACGTCGCGACTGCATAATTGATAGCATCCAAAACATTAATCTTTCCTGGATCAGATTGTCCCAACTCATAACCTTCTAATAACCCACGATAAAATCTCTTGCGATAGTGCATCTTGAAAGCTCTTATAATTCCTGCATCACAAGGTTGGATTTTTGATGTCATGTTAGGTGGCAAGAAGTACAACTCAACATTttgtagtccttcaatattttttgGATGTGCTGGACAGTTATCTACCACAAACAAAATTCTTCTGCCTTGCATTTGGCTATCAAACCAACGAATGTATTCATCAAAAAGTACACTAGTCATCCAAACTCTTTTATTTGCACGATAATGACAATTCAAGCTGCCCATGTTAACATTCTTGAAGCACCGTGGCTTTGCATACTTTCCAATAATCCATAAAGGAATTTTT
Encoded here:
- the LOC141665081 gene encoding CENP-B homolog protein 2-like, translating into MTDEARKTLCEYKRENSSCTQKDLQLWLENRFHLKISQGTISNTLKRSADYLAANYLEKIKDIKRHKPAKYPDMEKVLYEWFLQYQDRINMTGELILEKAKETMKILYPQQDQEHTFSQGWLEKFKLRNGIKSFRRFGESGSVDVQDMEKKLESIREKINQFPMKDVFNMDETGLFYRLQADHSLATKQLEGRKQDKERLTVVICCNEDGSEKIPLWIIGKYAKPRCFKNVNMGSLNCHYRANKRVWMTSVLFDEYIRWFDSQMQGRRILFVVDNCPAHPKNIEGLQNVELYFLPPNMTSKIQPCDAGIIRAFKMHYRKRFYRGLLEGYELGQSDPGKINVLDAINYAVATWTTNVKQESIARCFQHCKIRSIDEVSSNLNEHTTPEEYIHELEVMIKDLGYRNKMDVNNFLDYPGENESCSEVQSIEEIANTILENSVEDDLEDDITPLEPVTRKEALKASKMLNNFLMQHESTTPELLDAIRKIRDELHDCQVDIIAKSALS